A single Streptomyces sannanensis DNA region contains:
- a CDS encoding IS1182 family transposase: MGEWAGETVGPDVWETCRELIPAGSVFAFLAEHRGALFPAETFEDMYPSANGRPSMPPQILAAAITLQALNGLSDFETVQELRCDLRWKAACGLGLHDMAFDPSLLAYFRRRLARSVRPNRVFETVREVVKATGVLKGKHRRALDSTVLDDAVATQDTVTQIIAAVRAVIREVPGAAEVAAVQCTAHDYSDPGKPRIAWNDEQARATLVDALVSDALRLLGHLPEQELGEKAANAVGILALVAGQDVEPAEDSDGRDGRWRITRGTAQDRMVSTVDPEARHIHKTRTHQQDGFKAHLAIEPETGLYTAVALRPGSGPEHHEATVGLDLLAEEDGPVDAFGDTAYSTGDARQALEDAGHRLFLKPAPLRAAVPGGFTLDDFAIDTAAATVTCPAGHTVPLSDPGGQHHQRKAAFGKLCAGCPLRERCTKAKAGRILTIRPHHDLLAAARRQAATDPDWQADYRRWRPPVERAVAWLVHHGNRKLRYRGTIANDTWLHTRAAALNLRRLINLGLTRTGDTWHLAPATG; this comes from the coding sequence ATGGGGGAATGGGCCGGGGAGACGGTCGGGCCGGATGTGTGGGAGACCTGCCGGGAGTTGATCCCGGCAGGCAGTGTGTTCGCGTTCCTGGCCGAGCATCGCGGCGCGCTGTTCCCGGCGGAGACGTTCGAGGACATGTACCCGTCGGCGAACGGGCGGCCGAGCATGCCGCCGCAGATCCTGGCCGCGGCGATCACGCTGCAGGCCCTTAACGGGCTGTCGGACTTCGAGACGGTCCAGGAGTTGCGGTGTGACCTGAGGTGGAAGGCCGCGTGCGGGCTGGGCCTGCACGACATGGCGTTCGATCCGTCGCTGCTGGCCTACTTCCGGCGCCGGCTGGCCCGCTCGGTGCGGCCGAACCGTGTCTTCGAGACGGTGCGCGAGGTGGTGAAGGCCACCGGTGTCCTCAAGGGCAAGCACCGGCGGGCGCTGGACTCCACGGTGCTGGACGATGCGGTCGCCACCCAGGACACCGTCACCCAGATCATCGCCGCCGTCCGCGCGGTAATTCGCGAGGTCCCCGGGGCCGCTGAGGTGGCAGCCGTGCAGTGCACCGCGCATGACTACAGCGACCCGGGCAAACCAAGGATCGCCTGGAATGACGAGCAGGCCCGCGCCACGCTTGTTGATGCCCTGGTCAGTGACGCGCTCAGGCTGCTCGGGCATCTGCCCGAGCAGGAGCTGGGCGAGAAGGCCGCGAATGCCGTCGGCATCCTGGCCCTGGTCGCCGGGCAAGACGTCGAACCCGCCGAGGACTCCGACGGCCGCGACGGGCGCTGGCGCATCACCCGTGGCACCGCGCAGGACCGGATGGTCTCCACCGTCGACCCCGAGGCCCGGCACATCCACAAAACCCGCACCCACCAGCAAGACGGCTTCAAGGCCCACCTGGCCATCGAGCCCGAGACCGGGTTATACACCGCCGTCGCCCTGCGGCCCGGCAGTGGCCCAGAGCACCACGAGGCCACCGTCGGCCTGGACCTTCTCGCCGAGGAGGACGGGCCGGTGGACGCCTTCGGCGACACCGCCTACTCCACCGGCGATGCCCGCCAGGCCCTCGAAGACGCAGGGCACCGGCTGTTCCTCAAGCCCGCCCCGCTACGGGCGGCCGTCCCCGGCGGCTTCACCCTGGACGACTTCGCCATCGACACCGCCGCCGCCACGGTGACCTGCCCCGCTGGACACACGGTCCCCCTGTCAGACCCCGGCGGACAGCACCACCAGCGCAAGGCGGCCTTCGGGAAACTGTGCGCCGGATGTCCCCTGCGCGAGCGGTGCACCAAGGCCAAGGCCGGCCGCATCCTGACCATCCGCCCACACCACGACCTGCTCGCAGCCGCCCGCCGCCAGGCCGCTACCGACCCCGACTGGCAAGCCGACTACCGCCGCTGGAGACCACCGGTCGAACGCGCCGTCGCCTGGCTCGTCCACCACGGCAACCGCAAACTCCGCTACCGCGGAACCATCGCCAACGACACCTGGCTCCACACCCGAGCCGCCGCCCTCAACCTCCGCCGACTGATCAACCTCGGACTCACCCGCACCGGCGACACCTGGCACCTCGCCCCGGCCACCGGATGA
- a CDS encoding PP2C family serine/threonine-protein phosphatase has product MPYVAVSALSHNGLIRSHNEDSLVIGPWTLCSTETESPQTLLFPLGTPLVVAVADGLGGHPSGDVASALVVRRLARIGPLLDSEEAVRDALTACNEAMYASADDDPDLIMMGTTVAGVVMLPRAVLTFNVGDSRVFDATRDGLRQTSVDDSPPPAPGHRTTSLVTQTIGGTVEFTAVHPHVTSAPLAPESRYLVCSDGLTDPVTDDEIGEVLRVHDDGKAAFELWKAAMDAGGPDNITLALVRVSE; this is encoded by the coding sequence ATGCCGTACGTCGCCGTGAGCGCCCTCAGCCACAACGGACTGATCCGCAGCCACAACGAGGACAGCCTGGTCATCGGGCCGTGGACGCTGTGCAGCACCGAGACCGAGAGCCCGCAGACGCTGCTGTTCCCGCTCGGCACCCCGCTCGTCGTCGCGGTCGCCGACGGTCTCGGCGGCCATCCGAGCGGTGATGTGGCCAGCGCGCTCGTCGTACGCCGGCTCGCCCGTATCGGCCCGCTCCTGGACAGCGAGGAGGCCGTGCGGGACGCCCTGACGGCCTGCAACGAGGCGATGTACGCATCCGCCGACGACGACCCCGACCTGATCATGATGGGAACGACCGTCGCAGGCGTCGTGATGCTTCCGCGTGCGGTGCTCACCTTCAATGTCGGCGACAGCCGGGTGTTCGACGCCACACGGGACGGACTGCGCCAGACCAGCGTGGACGACAGCCCGCCGCCGGCCCCCGGCCACCGCACGACCTCCCTGGTCACCCAGACCATCGGCGGCACGGTGGAGTTCACCGCCGTCCACCCCCATGTCACCAGCGCCCCGCTGGCCCCGGAGAGCCGCTACCTGGTGTGCAGCGACGGCCTGACCGACCCGGTGACCGACGACGAGATCGGCGAGGTGCTGCGCGTCCACGACGACGGCAAGGCCGCCTTCGAACTGTGGAAGGCGGCGATGGACGCGGGAGGCCCGGACAACATCACGCTCGCGCTGGTCCGCGTGAGCGAGTAG
- a CDS encoding sigma factor-like helix-turn-helix DNA-binding protein, whose product MGERQAYRQRRRAREFEAFAAGVAGRLMHTASLLTGEPAGHCPHAERLLTAALARTYAEWDRLRGEDPYNRAREELVGLFARAGWRHRRRQGGLLEPLTPGERLILVLRLYEGIAEEQTAALVGIPVGRVQTICTRAISTMYAS is encoded by the coding sequence GTGGGAGAGCGGCAGGCATACCGGCAGCGCCGCCGTGCCCGGGAGTTCGAGGCCTTCGCCGCGGGCGTGGCGGGGCGGCTGATGCACACCGCCTCCCTGCTCACCGGGGAGCCGGCCGGGCACTGCCCTCATGCGGAGCGGCTGCTGACGGCCGCGCTGGCCCGTACCTACGCGGAATGGGACCGGCTGCGCGGCGAGGACCCGTACAACCGTGCCCGCGAGGAGCTCGTCGGCCTCTTCGCCCGGGCCGGGTGGCGGCATCGCCGCCGGCAGGGCGGATTGTTGGAACCGCTCACCCCGGGGGAACGGCTGATCCTGGTGCTGCGCCTCTACGAGGGCATCGCCGAGGAGCAGACCGCCGCGCTCGTCGGCATCCCCGTGGGGCGAGTCCAGACGATCTGCACCCGGGCGATCAGCACGATGTACGCCTCATGA
- a CDS encoding MarR family transcriptional regulator codes for MPMTQDMTSDTSSELNPGLLDALQHQVAVFARRAEQTRLGGVGQVRNSMDRAAYLLLNRLDQEGPMGVKALAAGMGIDSSTVTRQVAPLVDTGLVKRTSHPEDGRAVVLQLSPRGRARLEEVRSSRRELMRQVTQDWSEDERESFCTLLTRFNSALSARQASAGRQEPPAS; via the coding sequence ATGCCCATGACCCAGGACATGACTTCGGACACGAGTTCCGAGCTGAATCCCGGCCTCCTCGATGCCCTCCAGCACCAGGTCGCCGTCTTCGCCCGCCGCGCGGAGCAGACCCGCCTCGGCGGCGTCGGCCAGGTCCGCAACTCCATGGACCGGGCGGCGTACCTGCTGCTCAACAGGCTCGACCAGGAAGGCCCCATGGGCGTCAAGGCGCTCGCCGCGGGCATGGGGATCGACTCCTCGACCGTGACCCGGCAGGTCGCACCGCTCGTCGACACCGGCCTCGTCAAGCGCACCTCGCATCCCGAGGACGGCCGGGCCGTCGTGCTCCAGCTCTCGCCGCGCGGCCGGGCACGCCTGGAGGAGGTCCGATCGTCCCGGCGCGAACTCATGCGCCAGGTGACGCAGGACTGGAGCGAGGACGAGCGCGAGTCCTTCTGCACCCTGCTGACCCGCTTCAACTCCGCGCTCTCCGCCCGGCAGGCGTCCGCCGGTCGTCAGGAGCCCCCGGCCTCCTGA
- the ilvA gene encoding threonine ammonia-lyase, translating into MSFRTPDRSRTLVLDDIRGAQKMLSGVARMTAMEGSRHLSQLVGAPVHFKCENLQRTGSFKLRGAFVRIAGLSPEQRAAGVVAASAGNHAQGVALASALLGVRSTVYMPVGAPLPKVAATREYGAEVRLHGQVVDETLAAAQDYARDTGAVFIHPFDHPDIIAGQGTVGLEILEQCPEVRTIVVGIGGGGLAAGIALAVKSVRPDVRIVGVQAAAAASYPPSLAAGRPVTIEPAPTMADGIKVGRPGDVPFEIIGELVDEVRTVSEDALSSALLLCLERAKLVVEPAGASPVAALLTRPEAFSEGPVVAVLSGGNVDALLLQRILRHGMAAAGRYLGLRVRLTDRPGALASLLGALSVADANVLDVSHIRTDPRLGLSEVEVELHLETKGPEHCREVAATLREAGYTVLD; encoded by the coding sequence ATGAGCTTCCGTACGCCTGACCGCTCGCGCACCCTCGTTCTCGACGACATCCGCGGAGCGCAGAAGATGCTCTCCGGTGTGGCCCGGATGACGGCGATGGAAGGCAGCAGGCATCTCTCGCAGCTGGTCGGCGCCCCCGTCCACTTCAAGTGCGAGAACCTGCAGCGCACCGGGTCCTTCAAGCTGCGCGGCGCGTTCGTGCGGATCGCCGGCCTGTCCCCGGAGCAGCGGGCGGCGGGCGTCGTCGCCGCGAGCGCCGGCAATCACGCCCAGGGGGTGGCCCTGGCCTCGGCGCTGCTGGGGGTGCGGTCGACGGTGTACATGCCGGTGGGCGCCCCGCTGCCGAAGGTGGCGGCGACCCGTGAGTACGGGGCCGAGGTGCGGCTGCACGGGCAGGTCGTGGACGAGACCCTCGCCGCGGCACAGGACTACGCCCGCGACACGGGCGCGGTGTTCATCCACCCCTTCGACCACCCGGACATCATCGCGGGCCAGGGCACGGTGGGTCTGGAGATCCTGGAGCAGTGCCCCGAGGTGCGCACGATCGTCGTCGGCATCGGCGGCGGCGGGCTGGCGGCCGGTATCGCGCTGGCGGTGAAGTCGGTGCGCCCGGATGTGCGGATCGTCGGGGTGCAGGCGGCCGCGGCCGCGTCCTATCCGCCCTCGCTGGCGGCCGGACGGCCGGTGACGATCGAGCCGGCGCCGACGATGGCGGACGGTATCAAGGTGGGGCGGCCCGGCGATGTTCCTTTCGAAATCATTGGCGAACTCGTCGACGAGGTGCGTACGGTCTCGGAGGACGCGCTCTCCAGCGCGCTACTGCTGTGCCTGGAGCGGGCCAAGCTCGTCGTCGAGCCGGCCGGGGCCAGCCCTGTGGCGGCGTTGTTGACGAGGCCGGAAGCCTTCTCCGAGGGGCCGGTGGTGGCGGTGCTGTCGGGCGGCAATGTCGACGCGCTGCTGCTGCAGCGGATCCTGCGTCACGGCATGGCCGCGGCGGGACGGTACCTGGGTCTGCGGGTGCGGCTGACGGACCGGCCGGGGGCTCTGGCCTCGCTTCTCGGGGCGTTGTCAGTGGCGGATGCCAATGTGTTGGACGTGAGCCACATCCGGACCGATCCCCGGCTCGGGCTGAGCGAGGTGGAGGTGGAGCTGCACCTGGAGACGAAGGGCCCGGAGCACTGCCGCGAGGTCGCGGCGACGCTGCGGGAGGCGGGCTACACGGTCTTGGACTGA
- a CDS encoding ATP-binding cassette domain-containing protein: MPGAIYAEGLVKTFGDVRALDGVDLDVPEGTVLGLLGPNGAGKTTTVKVLTTLLRPDQGRAVVAGIDVLKHPNEVRRSIGLSGQFAAVDEYLTGRENLEMVGRLYQLSARDAKNRAGELLERFNLAEAADRTAKTYSGGMRRRLDLAAALVVSPPVMFMDEPTTGLDPRNRQALWDVIQELVAGGTTLLLTTQYLEEADHLAHDICVVDHGKVIARGTSDELKARTGGERVEVVVHQREQISPAREILSGFGRGAEVAVDEHTRKLTVPVTGGAKLLAEVIRDLDARGVEIDDVGLRRPTLDDVFISLTGRHAENGSTNDDNEEAAK, translated from the coding sequence ATGCCAGGCGCCATCTACGCCGAAGGCCTGGTGAAGACCTTCGGAGACGTCAGGGCTCTGGACGGTGTCGATCTCGATGTGCCCGAAGGCACTGTTCTCGGCCTGCTCGGCCCCAACGGTGCGGGCAAGACCACCACCGTCAAGGTGCTGACCACGCTGCTGCGGCCCGATCAGGGCCGCGCCGTCGTCGCCGGCATCGACGTCCTCAAGCATCCCAACGAGGTGCGCCGCTCCATCGGCCTGTCGGGGCAGTTCGCGGCCGTCGACGAGTACCTCACCGGCCGCGAGAACCTCGAGATGGTCGGCCGTCTCTACCAGCTCTCCGCCCGGGACGCGAAGAACCGCGCCGGGGAGCTGCTGGAGCGGTTCAACCTCGCCGAAGCGGCCGACCGCACCGCCAAGACGTACTCCGGCGGTATGCGCCGCAGGCTCGACCTCGCGGCGGCCCTGGTGGTCTCGCCGCCCGTGATGTTCATGGACGAGCCCACCACCGGCCTCGACCCGCGCAACCGCCAGGCCCTGTGGGACGTCATCCAGGAGCTCGTCGCGGGCGGCACCACCCTGCTGCTCACCACGCAGTACCTGGAAGAGGCCGACCATCTGGCGCACGACATATGCGTCGTCGACCACGGCAAGGTCATCGCCCGCGGCACCTCCGACGAACTCAAGGCCAGGACCGGAGGGGAACGCGTCGAGGTCGTCGTCCATCAGCGCGAGCAGATATCCCCCGCCCGGGAGATCCTGAGCGGCTTCGGCAGGGGCGCCGAGGTCGCCGTCGACGAGCACACCCGCAAGCTGACCGTCCCGGTCACCGGCGGGGCCAAGCTGCTCGCCGAGGTGATCCGCGACCTGGACGCGCGAGGGGTCGAGATCGACGATGTCGGCCTGCGCCGCCCGACCCTCGACGACGTGTTCATCTCGCTCACCGGTCGCCACGCCGAGAACGGGAGTACGAACGACGACAACGAGGAGGCAGCCAAGTGA
- a CDS encoding ABC transporter permease, with translation MTAVTDAVKTGAGTLAPRPRGGFAQGISDSLIVAKRNLIRMSRIPEMIIFGLIQPIMFVVLFSYVFGGSMNVGGSTDADVYREFLMAGIFAQTVTFATAGAGAGIADDMHKGLIDRFRSLPMARGAVLTGRTLADLVQTALTIVVLAVVALLVGWRVHEGVLKALGAFALLLLLGYAFSWIGALIGLSVRTPEAATSGGLIWLFPVTFVSNAFVDSGQMTPWLRHVAEWNPFSATVQASRELFGNPGVSPSDAWPMQHPVIASVIWSVLIIAVFRTLAVRKYRSATA, from the coding sequence GTGACCGCCGTGACCGACGCCGTGAAGACCGGGGCGGGGACCCTCGCCCCCAGGCCGCGCGGCGGATTCGCCCAGGGAATCAGCGACTCGCTGATCGTCGCCAAGCGGAACCTGATCCGGATGAGCCGGATCCCGGAGATGATCATCTTCGGGCTGATCCAGCCGATCATGTTCGTGGTGCTGTTCAGCTATGTCTTCGGCGGCTCCATGAACGTCGGCGGCTCCACCGACGCGGATGTCTACCGTGAGTTCCTGATGGCCGGCATCTTCGCCCAGACCGTCACCTTCGCCACGGCCGGTGCCGGGGCCGGTATCGCCGACGACATGCACAAGGGCCTGATCGACCGGTTCCGCTCGCTGCCCATGGCCCGCGGCGCGGTGCTCACCGGCCGTACCCTGGCCGACCTGGTGCAGACCGCGCTGACCATCGTCGTTCTCGCCGTCGTCGCCCTGCTGGTCGGCTGGCGCGTCCACGAGGGCGTGCTCAAGGCGCTGGGCGCCTTCGCGCTGCTGCTGCTCCTCGGATACGCCTTCTCGTGGATCGGCGCGCTGATCGGTCTCTCGGTGCGCACCCCGGAGGCGGCCACCTCCGGCGGCCTGATCTGGCTCTTCCCGGTCACGTTCGTCTCGAACGCGTTCGTGGACTCCGGCCAGATGACGCCCTGGCTGCGGCACGTCGCCGAGTGGAACCCGTTCAGCGCCACCGTGCAGGCGTCCCGCGAGCTGTTCGGCAACCCCGGGGTCTCGCCCTCGGACGCCTGGCCCATGCAACACCCGGTGATCGCCTCGGTGATCTGGTCCGTACTGATCATCGCGGTCTTCCGGACGCTCGCCGTCCGCAAGTACCGGTCCGCGACCGCCTGA
- the greA gene encoding transcription elongation factor GreA, with amino-acid sequence MTQTSDNVTWLTQEAYDQLKAELDYLSGPARVEIAKKIEAAREEGDLRENGGYHAAKEEQGKQELRVRQLTQLLEKAKVGEAPADTGVVAPGMVVTIAFDGDETDTLTFLLASREYASETIETYSPQSPLGSGVNGKKVGMDAEYELPNGKKASVRILEAKPYQG; translated from the coding sequence GTGACGCAGACCAGCGACAACGTCACCTGGCTGACCCAGGAGGCGTACGACCAGCTCAAGGCCGAGCTGGACTACCTGTCTGGTCCCGCGCGTGTCGAGATCGCGAAGAAGATCGAGGCGGCCCGCGAAGAGGGCGACCTGCGCGAGAACGGCGGGTATCACGCGGCCAAGGAGGAGCAGGGCAAGCAGGAGCTCCGCGTGCGCCAGCTGACCCAGCTCCTGGAGAAGGCGAAGGTCGGCGAGGCCCCGGCGGACACCGGTGTGGTGGCGCCCGGCATGGTCGTGACGATCGCCTTCGACGGCGACGAGACCGACACCCTGACCTTCCTGCTGGCCTCCCGCGAGTACGCCAGCGAGACCATCGAGACCTACTCGCCGCAGTCCCCGCTGGGCTCCGGGGTGAACGGCAAGAAGGTGGGCATGGACGCCGAGTACGAGCTGCCGAACGGCAAGAAGGCCTCGGTGCGGATCCTGGAGGCCAAGCCCTACCAGGGCTGA
- a CDS encoding DUF4307 domain-containing protein — MTADRYGRSTDERTDRRLRILGAVLGAGLLGLVGWYGYSYVAGQDISAEIIKFKVVSDSAIEVHLEVRKDQDASGYCMLRSRSEDGAVVGRLEVRFDQPTDRIDEIVTVRTTARATNAELTGCTTDPASSR; from the coding sequence ATGACTGCGGACCGTTACGGCCGCTCGACGGACGAGCGCACGGACCGCAGGCTGAGGATCCTCGGGGCGGTGCTGGGCGCCGGTCTGCTCGGCCTGGTCGGCTGGTACGGCTACTCCTACGTGGCGGGCCAGGACATCAGCGCCGAGATCATCAAGTTCAAGGTGGTCTCGGACAGCGCGATCGAGGTGCACCTGGAGGTGCGCAAGGATCAGGACGCGTCCGGCTACTGCATGCTGCGCTCCCGTTCCGAGGACGGCGCCGTGGTGGGCCGCCTGGAGGTCCGGTTCGATCAGCCCACGGACCGGATCGACGAGATCGTCACGGTTCGTACGACGGCCCGGGCGACCAACGCGGAGCTCACCGGCTGTACGACGGATCCCGCGTCAAGCCGCTGA
- the mca gene encoding mycothiol conjugate amidase Mca: MTEQLRMMAVHAHPDDESSKGAATMAKYVSEGVDVLVVTCTGGERGSILNPKLQGDTYIEEHIHEVRAREMEEAREILGVKQEWLGFVDSGLPEGDPLPPLPEGCFALEDVDTAAGRLVRIIREFRPHVITTYDENGGYPHPDHIMTHKISMVAFDAAGDPEKYPEAGEPWQPSKLYYNQGFNRPRTEALHHALLERGMESPYGEWLKRWDEFQRAERTLTTHVPCADFFEIRDKALIAHATQIDPDGGWFRVPLDLQKEVWPTEEYELAKTLVDTSLPESDLFAGIRDNA, encoded by the coding sequence TTGACTGAGCAGCTGCGAATGATGGCCGTTCACGCCCACCCCGACGACGAGTCGAGCAAGGGCGCGGCCACGATGGCCAAGTACGTTTCCGAGGGGGTGGACGTGCTCGTCGTGACCTGCACGGGCGGGGAACGCGGCTCCATCCTCAACCCCAAGCTCCAGGGCGACACGTACATCGAGGAGCACATCCACGAGGTCCGCGCCCGCGAGATGGAAGAGGCGCGCGAGATCCTCGGCGTCAAGCAGGAGTGGCTCGGGTTCGTCGACTCGGGCCTCCCCGAGGGCGACCCGCTGCCCCCGCTCCCCGAGGGCTGCTTCGCCCTCGAGGACGTGGACACGGCCGCCGGCCGGCTGGTCAGGATCATCCGCGAGTTCCGTCCGCACGTCATCACGACGTACGACGAGAACGGCGGGTACCCGCACCCCGACCACATCATGACCCACAAGATCTCGATGGTCGCCTTCGACGCCGCGGGCGACCCCGAGAAGTACCCCGAGGCCGGCGAGCCCTGGCAGCCGTCCAAGCTCTACTACAACCAGGGCTTCAACCGCCCCCGCACGGAGGCCCTCCACCACGCGCTCCTCGAGCGCGGCATGGAATCCCCCTACGGCGAGTGGCTGAAGCGCTGGGACGAGTTCCAGCGGGCCGAGCGCACCCTGACCACGCATGTGCCGTGCGCGGACTTCTTCGAGATCCGCGACAAGGCGCTGATCGCGCACGCGACGCAGATCGACCCCGACGGCGGCTGGTTCCGCGTTCCGCTGGACCTCCAGAAGGAGGTCTGGCCGACCGAGGAGTACGAGCTCGCCAAGACGCTCGTCGACACCTCCCTCCCCGAGAGCGACCTCTTCGCGGGCATCCGGGACAATGCCTGA